From the genome of Candidatus Cloacimonadota bacterium:
ATTACCAAAGCATGTTTACCTTGATCACGAAAAAATTCACCGATGGTTGCACCGGCGTAAGGGGCAATATATTGCAAAGAAGCGGAATCCGAGGCAGTTGCAGAAACAACCACGGTATAGTCCATTGCTTCATTCTCGCGGAGTGCTTCCACCACTTTTGCCACACTCGATTTTTTTTGACCGATTGCAACGTAAACGCAATAAACATCGGTATCTCTCTGATTGATAATTGTGTCAATAACAAGAGCGGTTTTACCGGTTTTTCTGTCTCCGATGATTAATTCTCTTTGCCCCCTTCCAATCGGAATCATTGAGTCAATGGCTTTCAGCCCGGTTTGGAGAGGTTCTTTCACCGGTTGTCTTTGAATTACCCCAAGGGCTTTTCGTTCAATCGGCATGTTTTTTTCAGTTTTAATTTCTCCACCATCATCTAGGACAATACCGAGCGGACTCACAATCCTACCAAGCATTTCATTACCAACCGGGATTTGAATGATCTTTTCGGTTCTTTTTACAATATCACCTTCTTTGATCCGATTTCCTTCACCAAGAATAATGCAACCGACATTATCCTCTTCGAGATTAAAGGCAACACCATAAATATCATTAGGGAAGAGAATTAGTTCATTTGCCATGATGTTATTAAGCCCATAAATACGGGCAATTCCATCACCGACCTCGATCACTCGCCCCACCTCATCTACTTCGACCTTGTATTCAAATTTCTTGATTTTATCTCTTAAAATACTACTTATTTCATCAGGTTGTATTTTCATACTTCTCCTAATAGTTCTTAATAATGTTGACCGTAAAATACACGAAAAAGCACTAAACTTGAATGTTGAATTTTTCCCACTTCCGGTTTATCTATAAAATAATAATTTGGTGTGCTTCTGAGTGTTTAAGGTTCGATTAGAGCACCGGATAGAAAATTTTGACATTAAACTATAAACTTTTTAGAAACAGGTTAAAATTATTTTTTATGGATGCATCAAACGCAAGTTGATCGTTATAAACGAGAAAACCACCTTGCAGAGAACCGTCAATTCTGTGATTGAACTTTATCTCACCATCAATACTCTGATTTAAATATCTGACTATCTCCTGTTGGATTTCTGAATCAATTT
Proteins encoded in this window:
- the atpA gene encoding F0F1 ATP synthase subunit alpha; protein product: MKIQPDEISSILRDKIKKFEYKVEVDEVGRVIEVGDGIARIYGLNNIMANELILFPNDIYGVAFNLEEDNVGCIILGEGNRIKEGDIVKRTEKIIQIPVGNEMLGRIVSPLGIVLDDGGEIKTEKNMPIERKALGVIQRQPVKEPLQTGLKAIDSMIPIGRGQRELIIGDRKTGKTALVIDTIINQRDTDVYCVYVAIGQKKSSVAKVVEALRENEAMDYTVVVSATASDSASLQYIAPYAGATIGEFFRDQGKHALVIYDDLSKHADAYRQLSLLLRRPPGREAFPGDVFYLHSRLLERASKLNDKLGGGSLTALPIIETKENDISAYIPTNVISITDGQIYLQSNLFNAGVRPAINAGLSVSRVGGNAQIRAMKDAGGKIRMDLAQFRELEAFAKFGADLDKDTQDQLTRGYRYVEILKQGQYQPIPVEKQIAIIFMATNGFLDQLPLKIVHEVQSDLFHTLEIEYKELSEKLLKPAGITDEVKKELKELCKKVQMNFEHELLKSEE